The segment ggggtcaggagtctcggaagccacgctatctaaacttacacaactcacactacgatatgtaaatactcacgcttcacgaccccacacttaacacacacacactacaggttattgtcttggaaacgaaccatcattactagagaaattttattacaatccaaatataattagtcttaccgggggtgacctttaagtaaggttaatccatcggccgaatatacgtttcttatttcttatcttacataaaccatacttataaataagccgaactataaacaactgaaaactaatccagcttattccgactacctgaggtactgcaccaaacaatctacggaacagctggccatttcctacccatttcctggctgtggttctcatggcaggcatcttgattcactgttgtgttgtgtcaatttaagaaaacaagtgtgagctaagatgctcagcataataatgtacaatatgaaaatgactgtataataacatcatatattatatatatgttttatttaaaagtagatttcttggtgtcccgcaccttcttatgaaaacaattcttttaagggggttttataacctgcgaataccttaatagtaatcccagcacctaggcttgggttatggtattgcatattaattccaattggaagagtttggacatctcacaggagccaccgcatacgatgatcagtcgtcctacggaagtaaccttctttactagtaaaaggacgaataccgtcatctctcgggtatcaccctggccgcattcgggctacatgtcccattttcgggtatgcacatacttcacaagttcctgagtacacaaagtaccttcgcctgcggtacctttggtagcccatccagcacacgtagtaccagagtctacccctccactgtccttcaacagaattctatcaatctcgggaacttgaaccacatcgaagttccccaagcgttttgcttgttgatagagatagtttatctttttaaatataagtgtacatatatgtatatacgtacttccgagaatttcggaggaagtattagggatgtgagttgactgttgtcaacatataattaataaggggaaaagtttcttctagaaactatatttaatataacaataagtcagaataatattcaccgatgatctgaaattattcgaataatacttctaaatcagaaggtatatcaggatctatgatctttcaaccaataacaatccttaataaataatcattacttaaatagtagtctataaataatttaaatgataattgatattaatcatggcaaacatagtatttaagcgatgatagtaaaacaatcctttcacaacacaacagtaaaaatggagttggatttgtaaacttgcctgggtatctcgaggtggaggatgctctaggttccgctcggaaatctataaccataaacatatttcatttcgttaggttccgtcctaacttatgataactcgcactcatgtgctactcattatacaccctctcaattcatactacccttaacatttcttttaagtcataaacactttatggtcacttcattttcctaagtatcttagtTCATTCTCAATATCGACGTCGGCTctgcttaaggattcttacgatttctactcgcgcggtctcggttccgacatttttataaaattgagaaatcattattttcacttgaaatttttattacAGTTAGGAAACTCCATATGTTACtatctgtaaaaatttcatgatttatgaatacttttaagtctatcctttatattttcaaatttcgtgattcgtagcaatttttgtcgcataaaacacttttactaaaacgatcacaacttttgatccgtaaatcgaaattaagcgattcaagcgcctaaacgatccttataacataGTCTATCTTAAAAAAAGGTTATTTATCAAGAATCTATAGTTTACgacttcgagactttctgcagaaacgtaaagttacggtttgttggttttaacgaagttacgtttacgatcggggtttcgtttacgccttaactatcaacacaaccaccaacaatcatcatatcatcatcaacacacaaactcctctctagaacatcatgttcttgaggcaacaacaaccaaccttaaatctacttagcttaatcatcaagatttcatcaacaacacttagtaagctaggtttactaacacccactaaatggatcttaaacatgaaccttaaataaagttaggccaaagatttttacttttcttaaaatcttgagatgtgttcttgaagatggtggaggcttggaagtgcttggtatgatttttggaacctaaaaccaccattaaaatcaagaaaccaaagagaggttactattcacactattcactagtgagtttcttgaatttattccacccatcaaaccttgataaaaagagatgaaagatttttcttaccttagtttagttgctaggaggcttgggaaataattgtgggattttataagaactagagcttggagttttgaattgcaatttccctattttcttcaaaatagccgaatgggagcAAATGGAagtggggggtatttatagcacttggttgcttctcttggatgatttctaggttgtttcttggaaggtgacttgatatctttgcaagttgatcttcattcttcctaggatagctttaggtttattccttgtctccaaatccatggacatatctttgtagcttgctagcttacaagctaaactacaaggttagctccttagcacactatttgctagctagcttggtcatcctagggatagctcactatttgatgaagtaaccatggttacttccttaccatggtttagttagtgcgttacgtttaatttatcgtttacgcgttcgctcggttacttaaacgttctccgcaatacttattcgtaaatggttcgcaatgtaatttttttcgtatttattccttatatttttatttatcctaattgaatataaatccgtaggattttaatctcgtaattatattgtgattcccgtagtccttgataagacgtaattacggtcgtttttcaaagttcgttttcttcgaaaactaatagcgtttacatacactcatttggtacgtatagttgtaatatcgattccgaaactcattttcttatgcactatatagtgtgggctcaaaagtttttcccgtctgtcagggttattATTCACTAAACGTTTTacagggtttcaaaaattcgagttattacagtcttcccctctaacaaggattccgtcccggaatcaactagaaaataagtggggatatctattcctcatggtgtcttcaagttcccaagtcgattcctcaacattttgatttctccacaagatcctaactagcttcaccgtttcgttcctcagcacttgttctttctggttCATTATcaaacgaatattgtatcgaaaatgttgcgccgggacccgcgcaggacaaaccgtacgccggatcgaaaaagtcaaaacatggaaaatgctcggaatattgcaattaggttaggaaggagttctcagaagagtttcgggttctaaaaacacaacaacggatgacgtcggttggttcccgtttttataaaatagattttaaatacccggataaagattttataaaattcatatgattcctataaattcataaatcaacataaaaataattagaaagatatgacaattatctatattttattttggatatataaaaattaaaatactaaattaataatatttttaaacatccaaacacatttaacacttatcaaataattcacagaatagatactgaacacatataatcattatttattagcaacaataattacacgatatatcccggatattacacctcCAATGTGAATCCCACAAAAGTTTCAAATCAGTAACTATGCAATTAACTATGATATGCACAAAGGGTTGCCGAATCTGAGGAGGCAATCCACCAGCAGCTGCCTGAGCCAACACTTCATGCCATTTTTTATCATCATCCAACAGACCGTACTCCTTGCAGGCATCACAAAAAGGATTACAACAAACACCATTTACAATCCTAATGGACTCAAATGAAGTAGAACCACGAACCTTGGTAAACAATAATCTTAAAAACCAAGGTTCTCCTTATAATGAGCATAACAGAGACGGCCAATCTGCAAACCTCATTTTCTAGGAGCCCGTCTTCTCTTAATATTATTCCAAATATAATATCTAGATATCTCGTCGTACATGTACTTATGTGTACCAACATCCACAGTATTAAGCAAGAAAAATGCCTCCAACTTGCTTAGCCTATATTTCTCCCTTGTAGTAACTTTTTGCAAAGATTCATTCGCACAAAAGTACAAATTTTCTCCCCAGTAAGTGAAATGGAAGGCGTTCAACAGAAATACTCCGATAATGGATGGGAAATCCAAAAATCCTATACGCTGCTTCGGCACCACATAAGTATCGACCATCAAAATATGCATTAATCTCATCTTCACCTTGCTCCTCCTCCTCCCCTCGCCGACACCTCTTCTTCTTATTCACATACATGGTGGCAAGGTCATGACCTTTAAGacaatatttaaataaatatttaaggCTTATTGGATGACAACATATTTCCACATTGATATGACACTGATATTTGACCAATAGATCACGGTTATAAGGCACAACCTAATGGTTGTCTAAATCACTCTTACAAATTTGAACAATAACCTTTTGTTTGTGCCGCATGTAAATTGGAAATCCTCTCTCATCAAAAGTAGTCCGAGGACAATACCTAACAAACAAAGATTTATGTTATTCTTTAAAAAAGAAATTTTTTATTAAGAAACAAAACTCTAAACACCCACTTCTTTGGAAAATGACATATACAATGAAATTCTTTCATGCAAGAAGATTTCAAGTTCTGCAATCTACATGGGCCATGAATCATAACTCATTGACAGCCGCATAGCCAACCGAATATAATAATGGGTCAGGAATCTCTGCAGAAACGTACTTATCCACATTCAACTTTAAATTTTTCTTGGCAGCACTATCAAGCCATATTAACATATGGGCATGAGGTAGGCCCCGCTTTTGAAACTCGACAACGTACATAACTGGGAAAAAATACGAATAAAGCACCAAACCACGAAAAGTAGAAAAAGTAAAAAAGCAATGAAATATGTAATATATTTATATCTTCAAATTACATACCTCCATTACAAACACCAAAGTAGGCCTTACTCTTTATATCTGTCATCAACTGCTCAAGCTTTAATCTAAACACCCTAGAAACTATGTTAGGACAATTAGGAGATATACAACCAGGCACAAACTTGATCATCTTCTGAATCTCATCCCACAGCAGATTAGATGTCATCGTGAGAAATATATCAGGATGACCAACATATTGACACACAGCTAACGTATCCTGAAAATTTTGATGCATGTATCTTTTTGAACCAACAAATCCTGCTGGAAGGATAATTCCTTTACCTGTATTTGACGTGTCCACATCACCTCTAGGAACAGAATCACAAATATGGATGTACAATTCATTGCGTATAGTGGTCTGATGCGTTCTAAACCACCAAAGACGTGTTTGTTTAATGGACGAAAAGGCATCCACCAAATACTGCTTAAACAATCGCCCACCAAGGCGAGGAGTAAGACCTGAAAATGATAGTACTATTAGAATTCTTAAATATAAATTACCCAAGAAAGAAAATCGAAAAACTAACAACACGTATATACCATTATGTTGCCTAACTTGGAACGAATAGGAGTAGTGATCTTTCAATGATATATAACCACGAACTTTAGAAGAACTATCATCACTATTCTGAAACCTGATTTTCATGTGGCATCCATCCTCACCCCAAGGAAATAAAAATGGATATTGAAGAGCCATCAACTTTACATGCATATAGGAGACACGAAGCAACCCTTTTATTTTGTCATCGACCATAATATCACGTTCACCACACGTCTCATCTGTGTCACCAACCATTATCCCAGCCACCTCGTCAGTACTTGAAAAATTAGTTTCCCACCCACTCTCAAATTTGATCACCTTAAGAGTAATCTCTAAATCAATAATTTCATCACTCTCATAGTGATCATGTTGCTGCCGAAAATTTCCATCCAATTCATTAGTTTCATCCAACATCGTAATGAGACCCTGGACAACACCCGCATCAACAGTGTTCCTATCCTCACCAGTTTCCCAACGAAAATGATTTTCAACCTCATTCACCGTGTCATATACGTAAAGATGATAAAATTTAGGAGTCTCATCATCATTTAGtattaaagatccaaacacatgATGATTTTATCCATTTAACCCGTAAACATAAGGTTCTCTACCACTGTTTATAGAATGATCAATATTACCACCACTGGACGTGAAAGCAAACATCGCATTATATAGGTGTATCAATCTGTGAAAGGCAGGCCCTTGAGTCATGTCATTATACAAATCCATCATATAAAGAGGAGTGGGAGGAACCACAGGCAAACTCACAGCACCTTTTATACAGCAAAGTGAAATAACTGGAGGGCCTTTAGTGATAGCTTTATTAACCCCTTCCTCCTTTCATATCC is part of the Apium graveolens cultivar Ventura unplaced genomic scaffold, ASM990537v1 ctg4841, whole genome shotgun sequence genome and harbors:
- the LOC141702285 gene encoding uncharacterized protein LOC141702285, which gives rise to MGWVIFCETPAAIPKSVVHEFYANAKAEKNGFIAVRGMPVDYSAKAIRRVIEQPERKEEQENWNEKNPEQFNLDLIVATLCVPETHWKFKKGTSEYTTFPASCMNRHLPGNQEEGVNKAITKGPPVISLCCIKGAVSLPVVPPTPLYMMDLYNDMTQGPAFHRLIHLYNAMFAFTSSGGNIDHSINSGREPYVENHFRWETGEDRNTVDAGVVQGLITMLDETNELDGNFRQQHDHYESDEIIDLEITLKVIKFESGWETNFSSTDEVAGIMVGDTDETCGERDIMVDDKIKGLLRVSYMHVKLMALQYPFLFPWGEDGCHMKIRFQNSDDSSSKVRGYISLKDHYSYSFQVRQHNGLTPRLGGRLFKQYLVDAFSSIKQTRLWWFRTHQTTIRNELYIHICDSVPRGDVDTSNTGKGIILPAGFVGSKRYMHQNFQDTLAVCQYVGHPDIFLTMTSNLLWDEIQKMIKFVPGCISPNCPNIVSRVFRLKLEQLMTDIKSKAYFGVCNGVMYVVEFQKRGLPHAHMLIWLDSAAKKNLKLNVDKYVSAEIPDPLLYSVGYAAVNEYCPRTTFDERGFPIYMRHKQKVIVQICHDLATMYVNKKKRCRRGEEEEQGEDEINAYFDGRYLCGAEAAYRIFGFPIHYRSISVERLPFHLLGRKFVLLCE